Within Kaistia algarum, the genomic segment TCGTGTTCCACTGTGCCGACGAATATGAGCAGACACTGGACGGCAGCGGCCAATATTACGAGAGCATCGACCTCGTCGACGCCTTCCATCCGCAGACGATCCTCGCCTACGGCATGAACGGGAAGGATCTGCCGGTCGAGAACGGCGCGCCGTTGCGTCTTCGGGTCGAACGCCAGCTTGGCTACAAGCAGGCCAAATATCTGATGAGGCTTGAGATCGTCGAAAGCTTCGCCAACTTCTACCGCGGCAAGGGCGGCTTCTGGGAAGACCGCGGCTATGAATGGTACGCAGGCGTCTGATCGTCAGAAATCAGAAGAGGATAGATTCATGTCTCTGAAATGGTTGGGCAATTCCGCGCACCGCATCGTGATGATCATCGGCGGCGTTGCACTTGTCGGCGCCGCCGTGAGCCTCTCCGGCATCGCTTCAGCCGAGGAAGGCGCGTTCGTCATTCCGCCGCCGAAGCTGGACGAAAACCGGACGACCGCCCGGGAGACGGCTGTACTGGCTGGCGGCTGCTTCTGGGGCGTCCAGGGCGTGTTCCAGCATGTGAAGGGCGTGGAAAATGCGGTTTCCGGCTATGCCGGCGGCGGCGCCTCGACCGCGAACTATGACACGGTGAGCGGCGGCGACACGGGACATGCCGAATCCGTCCAGGTGACCTTCGACCCGCGCATCGTGAGCTACGGGCAGATCCTGCAAGTGTATTTTTCGGTCGCTCACAATCCAACGCAGCTGAACTATCAGGGACCGGACCACGGCACCCAGTACCGCTCGGCCATTTTCTACGCAAATCCCGAACAGAAGAAGATCGCCGAAGCGTATGTCGCGCAGTTGGATCAGACCGGCATCTACAAGAACGCGATCGTAACAAAGATCAGTCCGCTCCAGGCGTTCTATCCGGCAGAGGGTTATCATCAGGATTTCCTGACTCTGAACCCGAACTATCCCTACATCGTCTTCAACGACCTGCCAAAGATTGCCAATCTGAAGACCGTCTTTCCGACGCTCTATCGCGAGAAGCCGGCGCTGGTTTCCGAAGCCAAGGGCTGAGTAGGCTCGATCGGATCGGGATCGAGGAAGGGCCGCCCATGCCGGGCGGCCCTTCGCCTTTCAGGCCGTCCCGACGACAAAGGTGAGCGCGACGCCATTCATGCAATAGCGCAGCCCCGTCGGCTCCGGTCCGTCATTGAAGACGTGTCCGAGGTGCCCGCCGCAGCGCCGGCAATGCACCTCGGTGCGGCTCATGCCGAACGAACGGTCGGTTGTCGTCCCGACAGCCCGATCGAGCGGCGCGTAGAAGCTCGGCCAGCCCGTACCGCTGTCGAACTTGGTTTTCGAGGAGAACAGCGGCAGATCACAGCCGGCACAATGGAAGGTGCCGGAGCGCTTTTCGTGATTGAGCGGGCTGGAGCCAGGCGACTCCGTCCCTTCCTGCCGCAACACATCATATTGGTCGGACGTCAGAATCTTCCGCCATTCGGCGTCGGTCTTCGTCACCTCGAAGGTCCCGGTCGCGGCGATGCCGGCGACCGGGTGGCGCAGAAACGCTGCGACGCCTAGCACGGCGCCGGAAAGCAGCATGATTCGTCTGGTGAGCATGAGGCGGCCCTCCTTCGGCCTTCGCCGGTTCGCGGCGTCAGGACTAGCTACGGAGGAAAGGACCGCTTCGTTACCGCGATCACCCGATCTTGATCGCCCTGCTATTTGACCGCCGAGAACGCCGTCGGCTGCAGCAGCGAATTAACGACGCCCGCGAGGATCGGACCGTTCTTCTCGCTGTCATGCTTCACGGCAAGCCATTCCGGATCGGCGATGAAGGTGTTCCATTTCGTCTCGCGCTCGGCCAGAGATTCCCAGGCGAGCATATAGGTGAGCGTCGCGCTCGAATCGCCGACGATCGTGGTCCAGAAGCCGGCCTGGCGGATGCCATGCTTTTCCCAGATCGCAAGCGTCTTGTTCTGGAAGCGGGCGATAAGATCGGGCAGGCGCCCCGGCAAGGTCGTGTAGACGCGAAGTTCGTAGATCACGGCAAATCCGGCTGTTCGAGTTGAAAGAAAAGTACTGCAAGAGAATGGCGGTAGTACCCCGTATTTGCAACGCCTCCACGCCCTGAAGGTCAGGCCGGCTCGAACAGGGTCTGGATCGCCATTTTGGGGACCAGCACCAGCCCCTTGTCGGTGATGCGGATTTCCGGGATCACCGAGAGTGGGATCAGGTTGAAGCCCATATAGGGAATGGTGCAGCCGGCCTCTTCCCAGGCCTTCTTCAAGACCTTCGATTCCTCAGCCACCTCGGTGACGCGCTTGTCGGAAAGGAGGCCCGCGATCGGCAGCGCGACTTTCGCCCGGACCTCGCCATGGGCAACGACGCAGACGCCGCCCTGCGTCGCGGCGATCGTGTCGAGCGCGAGCTGCATGTCGGCCTCATTGGTGCCGGCGATGATGATGTTGTGCGAATCGTGTCCGACCGAGGAGGCGACGGCGCCCTGCTTCAGGGCAAAGTTCGACAGCACGCCATGGGCGACATTGCCGGCCGACTTGCCATGCCGCTCGACGACGGTCACGAAGCAGAGGCCGTGGCGATCGAATAGCGTCTGCCAGTCATTGGCCGGCTGGATCGCGATCCGCTCATGGCCGAGCACGATGCCCGGCAATTCGGTGCGGATCGCATGGAGGATGCCGGGCGCCGCCGGCAGGTCCGGCGTCAGCTTGAGCGCCTTCGGCAGCTTGACCGTGTGATAGGCGGCTTCCGGATAGCGATAGCGTTCCGACAGCGCGGCATCGAGTAGCGGCGTGATCTTCTTGTTGTCGACGACGAGTTCGCCGCCATACCAGGTCGAGACCGGTTCGAGGTCGTCGGTCATCAGCACGAGGTCGGCGCGACGGCCGCCGCCCATGCCGCCGATCTCGCCGTCGCGGCCGAAACGCGTAGCGCCATGCAGCGAGCCCATCGACCAGGCCTGCTCCCGGCTCATGCCGGCCTTCACCGCCTCGCGTACGACCCAGTCGAGCCCGAACGCCATCAGATCATCGGCGTCGCGATCATCGGTGCACACCGCGATCCGCTTATGCGACGCGCCAAGCTCCGTGACGGTCTTGATCGCGAGCGGCAGTGAATGCCACGGCGTCGTGGGCGGACCGCCGCGCAGAAACAGCCAGATGCCGGCCTCCAGCATGTCGTCGGCGATCTCGCGGTCGATCGCCTCATGCGTGTCGGTGACGCCGCTCGCGGCATAGGCGGCGACGAATTCGCGGCCATAGACATGGCCCGAGACCGGACGACCGCGCTCCAGCGCGGCAGCGAGGATCGCATGGCTGCGCTCGTCGCCCATGGTGACCGGCACGAAATCCATCTTCTCGCCGAGCGCGACCGCCTCCGGCCATTTGTCGAAGAGCGCGGCGATCTTATCCGCCGTCAGATCGCCGCCAGCCGTCTCCAGTTCGGCCGAGGTCGCCGGAACCGTGGACGGCACGGTCAGGAAGATCGACAGCGGCGCCTCGCGCGCATCCTCCAGCATCGCCTCGACGCCGGCGACGTCCATGACGTTGCCGATCTCGTGGCTGTCGCAGAAGATCGTCGTGGTGCCGTTCAGGAGCGCGGCTTCCGCATAGGCGCAGGCCGTGACCATCGAGGATTCGATGTGGATGTGCGGATCGACCAACCCGGGCCCGACGATGCCGCCCTTGGCGTCATAATACGCCTTCGCCCCGCCTTTGTGCGTGCCCGCCGGCTTCACCGCGGCGATGCGCCCGCCGGCGACCCAGATCTCGCGATCCGTCAGGATGCGCTCGGAATAGGTCGAGAGCACTCGTGCATCGCGGATCACGAGATCGGGCGCGGCCCGACCAGAGGCCACGTCGGCGAGACGGCGCGTCATGGTGGAAAGCGGTGCGACGGAAAAGCGGGTGAGCTTGGACATGGGGACTCCGATAATGACGACGCTTAGGCTGGGATCACGACAGCGTTTCGAGAAGCAATATCGCAGCCGCCGTCTCCCTTCGCTCAATGATAATCCGGAATTCCCGGCATGGTGACGAAGCCGGGAATCGCCCGCACCCGGCGCATCCAGCGGCGAAGCGCTGGATATTCGTCATGGTCTATACCGAAATCGCGCGACAGCGCGATCGAGGGAAAGAGGGCGAGGTCGGCGAGCGTGGGCTCATCGCCGACGAACCATTTCGCCCCGGCCAATTCCCGCTTCGTCAGATGATCCTCCATGATTCGGAAGGCGGCACGCGCTGCCTTGTCGAGCGCGATCGGATCGCCAGGCGCTTCGAGCATATGATGGAGGCGCGCCGCCGTCGCGGCGGCAAGCTCACGCGCGGCGAAGATCAGCCACTGCGTGACGGCGGCGAAGGCGGCGGCCTGCTGCGGAAGCCAGGTTTCTACGGGATCATGGCGGAGGGCGACATAGGCGAGGATCGCCTCGGCCTCGTAGAGCACGAGGTCGCCGTCGACGAGGATCGGCAGCGCGCCGAGCGGATTCAGCCGGCGGTAGGCCGGCGACCGCTGCTCGCGCCCCGGATGGACATTGACGGGCACCTTCTCATAGGCGACGCCGAGCACGGAGAGCAGCAACCGCACCTTGTAGGCATCGGCGTCGAGTTCGTAGTCGTGCAGGATCAGGCTCATCGCATTGCCCTCGCCAGATGCGCCTCGGGCGTGAGCTCCGAGAGCGGGACAGACTCCAGTACAGCGCGGAGTTCCTCGGCCCATCCGGCGATTCCGACGGCGTCCGGCTCGCCCTCCGTCTGCACGACGTGCAGCGCAGTGCGCTCGGCCGTGAAGGGCTGGAGTTCGAGACGGACCGTGGAACCCTCGACTACCGTCGCGAAGCTGGTGGGTGACAGGATCTCGAACGGTCCGGCGATCCCCCCGCTAAATAGGGAAGCGATCGTTTCGGGCGAACGTTCGACGTAGAGACTGCGCACCGGCGTTCCCGCGAAATCGGACGGCGGCGGCACTGGTGCTTCGGCCGTCATTTCAGACCAGATCCAGAGGAGACCGCCGGCCTCGACGCTCGGATAGGTCGTGACT encodes:
- a CDS encoding adenine deaminase — encoded protein: MSKLTRFSVAPLSTMTRRLADVASGRAAPDLVIRDARVLSTYSERILTDREIWVAGGRIAAVKPAGTHKGGAKAYYDAKGGIVGPGLVDPHIHIESSMVTACAYAEAALLNGTTTIFCDSHEIGNVMDVAGVEAMLEDAREAPLSIFLTVPSTVPATSAELETAGGDLTADKIAALFDKWPEAVALGEKMDFVPVTMGDERSHAILAAALERGRPVSGHVYGREFVAAYAASGVTDTHEAIDREIADDMLEAGIWLFLRGGPPTTPWHSLPLAIKTVTELGASHKRIAVCTDDRDADDLMAFGLDWVVREAVKAGMSREQAWSMGSLHGATRFGRDGEIGGMGGGRRADLVLMTDDLEPVSTWYGGELVVDNKKITPLLDAALSERYRYPEAAYHTVKLPKALKLTPDLPAAPGILHAIRTELPGIVLGHERIAIQPANDWQTLFDRHGLCFVTVVERHGKSAGNVAHGVLSNFALKQGAVASSVGHDSHNIIIAGTNEADMQLALDTIAATQGGVCVVAHGEVRAKVALPIAGLLSDKRVTEVAEESKVLKKAWEEAGCTIPYMGFNLIPLSVIPEIRITDKGLVLVPKMAIQTLFEPA
- a CDS encoding Rieske (2Fe-2S) protein encodes the protein MSFEAGWYAVAIADGLEPGTSAGTRLFDREIVIWRDESGAAHAWEDRCPHRGMRLSFGFVRGDHIACLYHGWQYDTAGQCRYIPAHPDLAVPDTIKVTTYPSVEAGGLLWIWSEMTAEAPVPPPSDFAGTPVRSLYVERSPETIASLFSGGIAGPFEILSPTSFATVVEGSTVRLELQPFTAERTALHVVQTEGEPDAVGIAGWAEELRAVLESVPLSELTPEAHLARAMR
- the msrA gene encoding peptide-methionine (S)-S-oxide reductase MsrA, whose product is MGNSAHRIVMIIGGVALVGAAVSLSGIASAEEGAFVIPPPKLDENRTTARETAVLAGGCFWGVQGVFQHVKGVENAVSGYAGGGASTANYDTVSGGDTGHAESVQVTFDPRIVSYGQILQVYFSVAHNPTQLNYQGPDHGTQYRSAIFYANPEQKKIAEAYVAQLDQTGIYKNAIVTKISPLQAFYPAEGYHQDFLTLNPNYPYIVFNDLPKIANLKTVFPTLYREKPALVSEAKG
- a CDS encoding glutathione S-transferase family protein, which gives rise to MSLILHDYELDADAYKVRLLLSVLGVAYEKVPVNVHPGREQRSPAYRRLNPLGALPILVDGDLVLYEAEAILAYVALRHDPVETWLPQQAAAFAAVTQWLIFAARELAAATAARLHHMLEAPGDPIALDKAARAAFRIMEDHLTKRELAGAKWFVGDEPTLADLALFPSIALSRDFGIDHDEYPALRRWMRRVRAIPGFVTMPGIPDYH
- a CDS encoding NIPSNAP family protein is translated as MIYELRVYTTLPGRLPDLIARFQNKTLAIWEKHGIRQAGFWTTIVGDSSATLTYMLAWESLAERETKWNTFIADPEWLAVKHDSEKNGPILAGVVNSLLQPTAFSAVK
- the msrB gene encoding peptide-methionine (R)-S-oxide reductase MsrB, with translation MLTRRIMLLSGAVLGVAAFLRHPVAGIAATGTFEVTKTDAEWRKILTSDQYDVLRQEGTESPGSSPLNHEKRSGTFHCAGCDLPLFSSKTKFDSGTGWPSFYAPLDRAVGTTTDRSFGMSRTEVHCRRCGGHLGHVFNDGPEPTGLRYCMNGVALTFVVGTA